The nucleotide sequence GTACGGGTGTCGCTCACGCGCCAGCAGATGTTCAGCTTTGGCCACCGCCCCGCTACGGTGCAGAACATAGCCCTTGGGGCCCAGCCCGACGGCACCCTGACAGCCATGAACCATGAAGCCATTGGAGCCACGTCGCAGTTTGAAGACTACATGGAAATGGTCGTCAACTGGTCGGGGAAACTGTACCCCTGCGAGAACACGACGCTTGCCTATAAAATAAAGCCCCTGGACATCTATACTCCGCTCGATATGCGGGCGCCGGGGGGCGTTACGGGCGTTCATGCCATTGAATGCGCGATGGACGAACTATCGTATCAGCTAGGTATGGACCCGGTCGAACTGCGGCTGAAGAATTACTCGGAATATGACCAGACCGAAGGCGATAAGCCGTTTTCCAGTAAAGAGCTGCGTGCATGTTTTCGGCAGGGAGCCGAGCGATTTGGCTGGGCCAGCCGGACCCCCGAACCGCGTTCCATGCGTAAAGGACATAACCTCATCGGCTGGGGAATGGCTACCGGCATCTGGGATGCCAGCCAGATGCCCGCCCGCGCCGAGGCTGTGCTGACCGTAAACGGCAAACTGCGGGTCAGCAGCGCAACGGCCGATATTGGCACCGGCACCTATACCATCATGACTCAGATTGCCGCCGATACACTCGGGATGCCTATTGAAGACGTAATATTTCGGCTCGGCGATACCGAAATGCCGGTAGCACCCATCCAGGGCGGGTCGTGGACAGCCTCGACCGTAGGTTCGGCCGTTAAGACAGCCTGTGAAGCGCTGGCCGTAAAGCTGCTGAAACTGGCCCAGAAGATGCCTAAATCGCCCTTTGCCTACGCCAAACAAAGCGATGTGGTATTTGCCGATGGATGCATTCGTCTAACGCGCGATCCATCAGTGGCAGTTTCGCTGCTGGCGGTAGTGAGTCAGAATGGCGGCCGGGCCGTCAGCGAAACATCATCGTCCATACCAAATATGCTGAAGCAGAAAAAATACTCGCGCAACGCCCACTCGGCGGTGTTCGCCGAAGTTCAGGTTGATGAAGAACTGAATACCGTAAAAGTTACGCGCATGGTTAGCGCAGTGGCCGGTGGTAAGATTCTGAATCCGCGAACGGCCCGCAGTCAGATTATTGGCGGCATGGTGTGGGGCATCAGTTCGGCGCTGATGGAAGAAAGTGCAATGGACCACAACTTCGGCCGGTTTATGAACCACAATCTGGCTGAATACCACGTGCCGGTCTGTGCCGACATCCATGACCTCGACGTAATTTTTGTGGAGGAAGAAGACCCAATCGTGAATCCGCTTGGCGCGAAAGGCCTGGGCGAAATCGGGCTGGTCGGCGTAGCGGCTGCGATTGCCAACGCCATCTATCACGCGACCGGCAAACGCATTCATGACCTGCCTATTATGCTGGACAGACTCCTGTGACCAGAACAGACATTGCACCCCCCGGAGGGTTTGAACGATACTATAACCAAAAAACGGCCAGCAACCTGGCCGTTTTTTTTATGAGGTGGCAGTACAAAACGCCACTGCCGTCCCTACAGTAGCGGCCAAATTTTTTCGTGCCCGGGGGTACCCTTATCGGCTGCTCGATTGTCTTCAGGTCAAAAGAAGCCCTATGGACGAGAGCAAATTTTTAGAAACCTTATTTGAGCGATACCTCAGCAATCAGGCGACTGATGAGGAACTGGAGGTATTTATGGATTTGCTTCGACAGGGAAAACTGGATGATCTAGCCAAATCTTATCTGGATCGTGAAGCAGAAGCCACTGACTCGTCCTGTGAATTTTCGAATGTCGGCCTTTTCAGGCCCTGGATGCAGTGGCTGAGGATAGCAGCCTCGATAGCCCTGATACTCTGGTAATGTTAGTGACAACATCCTGATCGACGGCTCGTGGCTCCGTCTGATCCCTGTGATGCTGCACATGACCAATCCCGACCAGTAAATCTCCATTAGAGAGGGGTCGCCAAGCTTTTGTCAAGAATACAACCAACTAATCGATGTGCGCTATGAGATTAATGTTACAGAAGCGAATACGGGTCCTGGTTTATCCGATGATCGCCGGGTTGACGGTCACGACAGCGGATGCCCAGAGCCGCCAGCTGTCAATGCGTGGCGACCGGGGCCTGATCACTAAAAACGAGCAACGTAACACTTCCTTTTCACCGCCGTATCGGAACGGATCACCCATGCCGTCTCGTGTACAGGCTGCTATCACCGTTAAAGGGAAAGTAACCGCTCAGGAGGACCGCATGGCTTTACCAGGGGTTAATATTACCGTTAAGGGCACGACGGTAGGAACCACTACGGACGCCGATGGGAATTACACCCTTAACGTCCCCTCGCAGCAAAGTACCCTGGTCTTTTCGTTTCTGGGCTATATCTCGCAGGAAATTCTGGTAGGCAGCCAGACGAGCATTAATGTGGTCATGGCAACTGATTCCAAAGTACTCAACGAGGTGGTTGTCACGGCTCTGGGCTTTAAGGAAGAAAAAGACCGGCTGGGGTCTACGTTGTCTTCAATTAAACCCGAGGATATCAAGCGCTCCGGTGAGACCGGCGTAATCAACGGACTGGCGGGTAAAGCGGCCGGCGTTCTTATTTCGCGTTCCACGGGTGATCCGGGCGCAGGATCTTACATTCAGATTCGGGGTCAGAATACGATTACTGGCTCCAACCAGCCTTTAATTATCATTGATGGCGTTCCTATGAGCAACAGCACCACCGGCGATTCGCGCGGAGGGGTTGCGCAGCAGTCACGTCTGAACGACATCAATCCGGAAGACATTGCTTCCATGCAGATATTGAAAGGAGCCTCAGCGGCCGGTCTGTGGGGATCACGGGCGGCCAATGGCGTTATTGTGATCACTACAAAACGGGGCGCTAATGACAACAAGTTGAATGTCAACTTCAGCTCTACGGTTTCCTTCGATAAAGTAAATGTTATTCATCCCCTGCAGGAAGCTTACGGTCAGGGATCGGGCGGGGTCTATAATCCCACAACTCAGTATTCGTGGGGCGATAAAATTGCCAACCGGACCGGCGGAGAGGATGTCGTTAACATGAATGGCGCCCGCTTTGAGTCCTACCAGGGGAAAACGTTTTATCCGATCATCACCAAGAACTCCAAAGAAACGTATAATGAGGCCCGTCGGGATGCGGTTTTCCGGACAGGAACCTATTTCGACAACAACGTGAGTCTGAGCGGTGGTAATGATAAGGGTAATTTTTACCTGAGCCTGGGCAACCTGAATCAGAAAGGAATCTTTGCGGGGCAAAGCGATTATAAGCGTAATTCGGTCCGGTTCAACTCGACCCGTCAGTTCAACGAGATTGTCCGGGCTTCAGCCAATGCCAACTACATCCAGACAACCTCCAATCGAATCCAGAAAGGTGACAACACCAGCGGTTTGTACATTGGTATGCTGCGGTCATCGCCTGATTTCGACAGCCGGTACTGGAAAGGAAGCTATTATGCATCGCCCACTGCGGCTGCGATCCGGAACCGGCAGCGGTCGTACCGGAACTACCTGGGCGCATCGGCTAACCCGAGCTATAACGATCCCCTCTGGACGATCAATGAACTGACGAATCTTTCGGAAGTGAGCCGCCTGATCATGAATTCCGAGCTGGTCGTTACGCCAAAAGACTGGTTCAGCATTACGGCCCGGGGCGGACTTGATACGTACAGCGACCGCCGGGTCACCAACAACCCCGTCTCATCAGTTGTTAACTCAGGTGCCGGTCAGTATGAGCAGCAGATCATTTCAGAAAGTGAACTGAATCTGGACGTGATCGGTCGGGCCAGCAAAGACATTGGCGAGAATGTAACGAGTACCCTGATCGTGGGTTTCAACATCAATGACCGGAAGTATAACAGCCTGGGCGGATTGATGAATAACTTTATTCTGGAAGAAGCTCCGCCCAACTTTGCCAATTCGACAGCGGCCAACAACTATCCCTATAATTCAGAGTCGCATCGCCGGACGGCCCGGTTGTATTCTACGCTCAACCTAGGCTTCTTCAACCAGTTATACGTAAACGGCTCCATCGCTGCCGAATCCGGTTCGACGTTTGGCAGCGCTTCCAAATCAACATTTTATTATCCGTCGACGGATGTCGCCTGGCAGTTCAGCCAACTGGCGCCTTTCCAGGGCAGTCCCCTGTCGTTCGGTAAGCTGCGGGCCTCTTACGGGATCGTGGGTATCCAGCCCGAGCCCTATCGGAATACCACGCCCTACGTGACGGCTTCGTTCGGAAGCTGGGCCACTAATCTGACCGGATCGGGCTACGGTGGCGCTTACGTAGAAAGCGCTACGCAGGGCGACCCCAACCTGCTACCCGAACGCAAAACCGAATGGGAGGTGGGTACTGATTTGCGGTTTTTCAAAAACAAGCTATCCCTCGGCTTTACGTATTACCAGAATCACATCCGTGACCTGCTGCTTCAGGTGTCGGCTGCGGGTTCCACCGGATTCAGTCAGAAGTATACCAACGCCGGTAGCATGGAGAACAAAGGTCTGGAACTGGACCTCAACCTGAACGTTCTTCAGAAAGATGAGTTCCGGTGGAATGTTTTTGCGAACTGGAGCCGGAACCGGAACCGGGTAACCAGCCTGGGCGGTACAGAAATCATCACCTTCACGGGAGGAGCCTTAAGCACGGTTGCCCACGTGGGCGATGCGCTTTCGTCCTTCTACGGTGGCGTCTACCAGCGGAATGAGAACGGTACACTGAATCTGACGCCTACGGGCTTCCCCAAGCTCGGCACGACGCTGGGTATCATTGGCGACCCCAACCCCGACTGGCGGGGCGGCTTCGGCACGAACTTCGCCTATAAGAAACTGTCGCTGAACGTTCTGTTTGAGACCTTCCAGGGGGGCGACTTCTATGAGGGCACGCGGGCCGTACTCGTTAACTTCGGAACCTACGCGGATGTCGGTAAGGAGGTGACCTTACCGGTAGACATGTATAACTACGCCGGAACGCTCTTCAAGGCGGGGACCACCTTACGGGGCAACATCGCTGATTATGGCGGAGGACCTGTTCTGTTAGATCAGTCGTTCTATACCTCAATCGGCGGTCACTCCGGCCAGCTGACCGAACAGTTCGTTCGGGATGGTAGCTGGACGCGGATTCGGGAGATCACCCTGGGATACCAGCTGAGTTCTCCGGGCTTCCGCAAGAAAACAAAGCTGGAGTCGGTCAACTTCGCCGTGACGGCCCGCAATCCGGTGCTCTGGACCAAAATTGTTGGCATTGACCCGGAGACTAACGTATCGGGTGTCGGCAATGCCCGTGGTGTTGACTACTTCAATAATCCAAGTACGAAATCGCTGGTCTTAAGCCTGCGAATCAACTACTAACCTCAACTACAGTAACCAAATGAAACGTTCATATAGAACCATTTGTGCCGGACTGATCGGGTTGGCTTTGTTCTCGTGCGAGTCGCTGGTATCTGACATGAACCAGGATCCGAACAATCCGACGGATGCTTCGGCTGAATACCTTTTTTCGGGCACGCAGATTGCGCACATTGCCGCTCAGGAAGGCATGGCCAGCCGACTCACGATTGTCTGGACGGGTTATGGCTATGGCAGCTTCCAGCAGTTTGGCACCTGGGGGCAGTACCAGATTACGGCCGCCAATTTTGACGACGACTGGAACCTCTTTTATACCGGCGTCAATAAAAATGCCATACGAACAATCGACAAAGCAACGCAACTGGGTAACCGCGTAATGGCGGGTATCACCAAAATTATTCAGGCTCAGAGCATTGGCACGGCCACGGAGCTTTGGGGCGACGTACCGTTTACGGAAACCGGCAACACCACCGACTACCCATACCCACGCTTCGAAACGCAGGCTGAACTGATTCCGAAGCTGATTGCCCAACTGAACGATGGTCTTGCCGACCTGGAGTCTGGCATCGGAACGGTGGGGACGAAGGATATCTTCTTTGGGGGCGACCTCAACAAATGGAAGCAGGTTGCCAATACGCTCAAGGCCCGGCTGTACGTGGATTTAAAACAGTATGACAATGCCTACGCAGCAGCTACGGCGGGCGTCAGCACGTATGCCAACTCCATGTATGCACCGCACGGTACTACGGCCAGCGCTAATGAAAACGCGAATTATAGTTTCCTGACCAATATTCGGGCGGGGAGTATTACCGGCGAGGGAACCTATAACGTTGGATTGCTTAATCCGGCCAGAGCGGCTACCTACCGGGGAAACGCAAAGACGAACGAAACGGCGCGGTTCAAATTCTACTACCTCGAAAATGGAGTAAACGCACCGGGGGTGATCGAACCCAATACGTTAACGACCAATACCAACCGGGGCTTTTTTGCCCGTGATGCCAGCTTTCCGCTCGTAACCTATCAGGAAAACATTCTGACGCTGGCCGAAATGGCGCTGCGGTCGGGTAAAGGCTTCAGTACGGCACTAACGCACCTGAACGCCTACCGTAGTTTCCTGAACGGGGGTGGGTATCTGCATCCAACTTATAGAGTGGCCGGAACGTATAGATACGAGCCTTACGTAGCCGAAGACTTTGCCGCGGGTGGTATTGAAAATAAAGACGGCATCGCGCCCGATAGTGCCCTGCTGCGGGAGATTCTGGAGGAGCGTTACGTGACTTTTTACGGTCAGCATCTTGGCTGGAACGACGAGCGTCGGACCCGCAGCGAAGCCGTCGGGATAAAACTTAAACCAAATAACGGCAGTCAGTTGCCCTGGCGATTTATCTATTCCCAGAATGAGTTAAACTCGAACGCAAACAGTCCCCGCTCCGCACCGAGTCTGTTCGATCCAATCGCCATCTACAAGTAATCAGGCATCGGGTCTTTTCAGGGGATTATAAAGTAGTTTCGGGAAAGACCCGGTTTCTGCCCGTACCGATTCGGCAGAAAAGCACTCACGAATCCGGAGGATGATCCGCTTTGCCTGTGAGAAAGGCGGGGCAGAGAGGACATGACCCATATTGCCTGATACCTCAATGTTCCGGATGGGTTAGGCGCCGTGGGAGGCAATGCCCATTCGACAGAGGAAGACATCAATCAGAACGATCTGGAAGGCATGATCAAACGAATGGCGGTGTTCATGCACCGGCTTTCCAGTAATTAATAACCAACGGAATGCAGTATAAAGCTTATCTTCTGCTAGCCTGTTTTGCGGGTCTGTGGGTCTGCTCCGCGCAGGCTCAGACTTCTTTTTCAGTTCAGGAAACTACCGATCTGAGCCAGCAGGCCAAAGGAGTCGAAATCGTTAAGGATGCCTACGGCGTACCACATATTTACGCCAAAACCGATGCTGATGCCGTATTTGGGCTCATGTACGTTCAGTGCGAAGAGTTTTTCGAGAAAGTAGAAAATACGCTGATTACCCGCCTGGGGCGGCTGTCCGAAATCGAAGGCGAATCGGCGATCTACAAAGATCTCTGGACGCGCATGTTTATTGATTCGACCCAGGCCGTTTCGCTGTACCAGAAAACGCCGGGCTGGCTCAAAAAACTGTGTGACGCCTATGCCGCCGGAATCAACTATTACCTAATTACGCATCCGGCGGTCAAACCAAAGCTGCTCACGCGGGTGGAACCGTGGATGGTTCTGATGAACAATGTACCGGCTATGGCGGGTAGCAATGTGAGCGAATCCGATTTTAAAGCGTTCTACCTGAATGAAATGGGCTCACCGGCTATCGGCAGCCGGAGCTTTACCGCCGAGCCTCCCAAAAACGACGGGTCCAATGGCTGGGCGCTGGCGCCTTCCCGTACGCAGAGCCGAAAGGCAATGCTTTTCATTAACCCCCACGCCGAGTATTACGGTCGGCTGGAAGTTCAGATGGTTAGCGATGAAGGATTGAACGCGTACGGGGCTCCGTTTCTGGGGCAGTTCAACATCTTTCAGGGCTTTAATGAGTTCTGCGGCTGGATGCACCCGGTTTCTCTCTCGGATGCTAAAGACTTATACGCCGAAGACATCGCCTGGAAACAGGGGAAACGTATGTATCGGTACGATGGCACCTGGAAGCCGGTGGATAGTACCATCCACGAGCTTCGTTATAAGCAGGGCGATGGCTGGGGAACCCGTAAATTCGTGACGTACCGCACCCATCACGGGCCGGTTGTGTATGCAACAGCTACCCGCTGGATTAGTCTGAAAACCTACGA is from Spirosoma taeanense and encodes:
- a CDS encoding SusC/RagA family TonB-linked outer membrane protein; the protein is MRLMLQKRIRVLVYPMIAGLTVTTADAQSRQLSMRGDRGLITKNEQRNTSFSPPYRNGSPMPSRVQAAITVKGKVTAQEDRMALPGVNITVKGTTVGTTTDADGNYTLNVPSQQSTLVFSFLGYISQEILVGSQTSINVVMATDSKVLNEVVVTALGFKEEKDRLGSTLSSIKPEDIKRSGETGVINGLAGKAAGVLISRSTGDPGAGSYIQIRGQNTITGSNQPLIIIDGVPMSNSTTGDSRGGVAQQSRLNDINPEDIASMQILKGASAAGLWGSRAANGVIVITTKRGANDNKLNVNFSSTVSFDKVNVIHPLQEAYGQGSGGVYNPTTQYSWGDKIANRTGGEDVVNMNGARFESYQGKTFYPIITKNSKETYNEARRDAVFRTGTYFDNNVSLSGGNDKGNFYLSLGNLNQKGIFAGQSDYKRNSVRFNSTRQFNEIVRASANANYIQTTSNRIQKGDNTSGLYIGMLRSSPDFDSRYWKGSYYASPTAAAIRNRQRSYRNYLGASANPSYNDPLWTINELTNLSEVSRLIMNSELVVTPKDWFSITARGGLDTYSDRRVTNNPVSSVVNSGAGQYEQQIISESELNLDVIGRASKDIGENVTSTLIVGFNINDRKYNSLGGLMNNFILEEAPPNFANSTAANNYPYNSESHRRTARLYSTLNLGFFNQLYVNGSIAAESGSTFGSASKSTFYYPSTDVAWQFSQLAPFQGSPLSFGKLRASYGIVGIQPEPYRNTTPYVTASFGSWATNLTGSGYGGAYVESATQGDPNLLPERKTEWEVGTDLRFFKNKLSLGFTYYQNHIRDLLLQVSAAGSTGFSQKYTNAGSMENKGLELDLNLNVLQKDEFRWNVFANWSRNRNRVTSLGGTEIITFTGGALSTVAHVGDALSSFYGGVYQRNENGTLNLTPTGFPKLGTTLGIIGDPNPDWRGGFGTNFAYKKLSLNVLFETFQGGDFYEGTRAVLVNFGTYADVGKEVTLPVDMYNYAGTLFKAGTTLRGNIADYGGGPVLLDQSFYTSIGGHSGQLTEQFVRDGSWTRIREITLGYQLSSPGFRKKTKLESVNFAVTARNPVLWTKIVGIDPETNVSGVGNARGVDYFNNPSTKSLVLSLRINY
- a CDS encoding SusD/RagB family nutrient-binding outer membrane lipoprotein; the encoded protein is MKRSYRTICAGLIGLALFSCESLVSDMNQDPNNPTDASAEYLFSGTQIAHIAAQEGMASRLTIVWTGYGYGSFQQFGTWGQYQITAANFDDDWNLFYTGVNKNAIRTIDKATQLGNRVMAGITKIIQAQSIGTATELWGDVPFTETGNTTDYPYPRFETQAELIPKLIAQLNDGLADLESGIGTVGTKDIFFGGDLNKWKQVANTLKARLYVDLKQYDNAYAAATAGVSTYANSMYAPHGTTASANENANYSFLTNIRAGSITGEGTYNVGLLNPARAATYRGNAKTNETARFKFYYLENGVNAPGVIEPNTLTTNTNRGFFARDASFPLVTYQENILTLAEMALRSGKGFSTALTHLNAYRSFLNGGGYLHPTYRVAGTYRYEPYVAEDFAAGGIENKDGIAPDSALLREILEERYVTFYGQHLGWNDERRTRSEAVGIKLKPNNGSQLPWRFIYSQNELNSNANSPRSAPSLFDPIAIYK
- a CDS encoding xanthine dehydrogenase family protein molybdopterin-binding subunit, translating into MSKYIGKPITRVDGYDKVTGKARYAAEFHIANLTYGVVVSSAIAKGKITAIDTTDALALEGVLQVFTHENRPKLAWFDMSYKDQDAPPGSPFRPLYDAEIKYSGQPVALVVGETFEVARYAATLVRITYEEDKHETNLEAHLPEAREPKPSVMNLLKPLPPKPRGDSKKAYAEAPVRMSAQYVHGTQHHNPMELFATTVDYHKDGKLTIYDKTQGAPNSQLYVTQVFGMSFSDVRVVSPYVGGGFGSGLRPQYQLFLAVMAARELKRPVRVSLTRQQMFSFGHRPATVQNIALGAQPDGTLTAMNHEAIGATSQFEDYMEMVVNWSGKLYPCENTTLAYKIKPLDIYTPLDMRAPGGVTGVHAIECAMDELSYQLGMDPVELRLKNYSEYDQTEGDKPFSSKELRACFRQGAERFGWASRTPEPRSMRKGHNLIGWGMATGIWDASQMPARAEAVLTVNGKLRVSSATADIGTGTYTIMTQIAADTLGMPIEDVIFRLGDTEMPVAPIQGGSWTASTVGSAVKTACEALAVKLLKLAQKMPKSPFAYAKQSDVVFADGCIRLTRDPSVAVSLLAVVSQNGGRAVSETSSSIPNMLKQKKYSRNAHSAVFAEVQVDEELNTVKVTRMVSAVAGGKILNPRTARSQIIGGMVWGISSALMEESAMDHNFGRFMNHNLAEYHVPVCADIHDLDVIFVEEEDPIVNPLGAKGLGEIGLVGVAAAIANAIYHATGKRIHDLPIMLDRLL